GTGTTAAATGAACCATCGGCTTTGGCGTCGATTGCGGTTCGGTTCATATGTGTTTTGGGCAGAGCTTCCAGAAATACAGGGCGAAAAATACCACCAAATATCCAAAAGTCGGCTTGTCGTTCGGCACGGTTGACCGATTCGTTTTCCGAATGTTTAGCCACATCAACTTCCAGCAGATTTTCTTTTCCGTATTTTAACAGCTTTGAAATGTCGTACTTAAAACGATAAAAAGCACCCTGGTGGATTGCTCCTGCTAATTTTCCGTTGATTTTTACCTGTGTATCGGTCATCGAAGCATCGAAAACAATATTTACGGTTTTGCCTTTCCACGATTCCGGAACCTCAAAACTGTGTTTGTAGAGCCCGTGTTCTTTGCCCAGTTTAATGTCCTTGTTGCTCCAGTCGTGGCCATAATTGTAGGTGCCAAAACCTTGCAGCTCCCAGTTTGAAGGAACCGGTATTTTTGTCCACTCGCCACTGTTCATGCCATCGGTACAGTAAAAATCCCAGTCAACCGTATTGGCGGCATCAGTACCTGATAGAAATACGATTTCGGTTTGCTGAGAATAGCTCGTGCCAAAAAGAACAATAAAAAAGGAAGCAAAAATAAGTTTCTTAAAATTCATGATGTTGGCTTATTTCGTTTGTAATTCTGTTTGTTATTTTTTGTTGGTGTACTCCTGGGTCAAATCAAAATCTTCCGTTTTAAAGGCATCGGTTTCAGGTAGTTCAATCGCAAAACCGGAACAGAAGTCAATTTCAATTTTCAGATTAGAAGCTTTAAATTCCATAACATGGCCGGCCTGTGTTTTATCATCCGAAATAAAATGAAGATGGAATCCAGCCACATTTACTTTTCCAATGTATTCGGGGTACCAAAACCCAACAAGGGTGCCTTTTATGTTTTTAAGATCAAAAGTTGGTCGGTCGATTAATGCATCACTTAAGGTTTTTGTATAAGGTTTTTCCTGTTTATCGGCGCTACCACATTTTAACGATTCAAAATCGGCTTTAACTTTAAAAGCGTAAGGCATATTTTTCGAAGGAAGCTGAGAGCTTATAAAAGTTTTTAAATGCTTGTAGTCTTCCGCGTTTGCTAGTTCAATTGTTTTATCGGCTTCAAAAAAAGTAACCACTGTAAAAGGCACTAACTCCGAGTCTGCAGGGGTTCGAACACTTCCGTTTGCAAGCCACTGGTATACAACTCCGTCACAAACAATCATTTCTCCATTTAAACCATTAAAAGTACCTAAACCAATATCACCCTTTTCTTTTACATCCGCAACACACAATGTACCGTCGTAAATTTTGTTTGCAAGGGCTGTAAAAACGGAATACTGATAAATATTATCAGATATTTCCGGGGCTGAAATTGGGTTGTTATTTTTTTTTATACTGCACGAAAAAATAGTGCAGCAGAGAATAAGCAGGAGCAGTGTTTTGTTTTTCATAAAAAAGAGTTTAATCGTTTACCGCCTGACTTCCCCACCAGTTGTTAGCGGGGTCAAAATCTTTTGAAAGGAAGTTTAAGCGCTGTTTTTCAAGAGCAGGTAATTGTTGTGAAATCACGTATCCCAAATGCTGCAACTCTTTCTCAGCAGTCCAGGCCGGATCTTTTGCCGGAAACCGGGCCCCCATTTCATTCAGCATAGCAAACAGTTTAATACTCATTTGTTTTACCCTTTTGCTGTTTTCAGGTGCCAGATTATTTGCCTCTTCCAAATCGTTTTTAAGGTTATACAGTTCTTCGCGGCCATCTTCGTAATAGTGAATTAATTTCCAGTCGCCTTCGCGAATGATTGAAGACGGTTCTCCGCCTTGATTTCCATAGTGAGGATAATGCCACACAAGTGGTCGGTCGGCAATTGTATCGCCCTTTAACAGCGGTACCAAACTAATCCCGTCGGTGTGTTCTTCCGGTTTTAAATCGATCCCGGCGAGTTCCAAAATAGTAGGGTAAAAGTCGGTTCCGGTAACCGGAGTGCTGCATTTTTCGCCCTCATTCAACCCGGGGACTTTAATAAAAAAGGGCTCGCGAATCCCACCTTCAAACTGGTAGCCTTTTCCGGCGCGTAAAGGCAAATTCGATGTGGAATACGAATCGCCGGCTGCAACACCACCGTTGTCTCCCGTAAAACAAATTATGGTTTTGTCGTCCAGTCCCATTTCTTCCAACGCTTTTAAAACCACGCCCACTGCATCGTCCATGGCTTCAACCAAGCCGGCATAAACCGGATTGTCCTGCGTTTGCCTGATGGGTAGAAAATGACCCATTTCAAAACCGTATCTTGAAATTCCCATGGCTTCCGCTTTATCGCGGTATTTCGCCCATTTTTCCTTTGTAGATTGAATGGGGCCATGAACGGCGTAAAACGAGAGATAGGCAAAAAATGCGGTGTCTTTGTTGTTCTTAATAAACTCAACGGTTTCGTTGGCCAAACGCATCGACAGGTTTTCGCCATCGGGACCATCCTTCAGATTTGGATTTTTGAAGGGTGAGAAATAGCCTCCTGCAGGGCTTCCTGCGTCCCAGCCCCCTTTGTTTATATCAAATCCATGATCTTCGGGCCACGAGCCTTTTGCCCCAAGGTGCCATTTTCCGGCAAAAAAAGTCTTGTAACCGGCTTCTTTTAAAGCTTCGGGTAAGGTGGTATATTCAAGGGGAAGTGCATGCACATAATCGGGAGGCAGTAATTGTGTGGCGCGACCTGTTTGGCTCCATTCTTCCCCGGTTTTTGCACCAATCCAATCGGTAATGCCATGCCGGGCGGTAAATTTACCCGATAAAATGCTTGCCCGCGAAGGGCTACAAACCTGGCAAGTGGCATAACCGTCGGTAAAAATCATCCCTTCCCGGGCAATCCGATCAATGTTGGGTGTTTCGTAATAGTTGCTCCCCATTACACTACAATCACGATACCCAAAATCGTCAACCAGAATAAACAGGACATTGGGTTTTTCAGGTTTGCTTTTATTGTTTTTAAACTGACACGAAAAAAGTGCGAGTGTAAAAAAAAGCCATACCGCGATTAATGTTGGTTTGATTTTCATTTTATAAGTTAGTGGTGCAAAGCACCTGAGTTCGTGACTTTTTACAGAAAATCTTCGCGAACCGGGCTAAAGACGTCAACGAGTGTACCTGCTGATTTACAGACTACTCCATGAACTACGTCGGGAAGTGCAATAAAACAATCGCCTTTTTTAAGGAGTTGAAATTTATCTCCCATTTGTACCTCAAATTCGCCACTTTCAACATAAGTTGATTGCGTATGCGGATGACTGTGTGCAGATCCAATGGCACCTTCTTCAAACTTTACAAGCACCATCATTATATCGTTATTGTATCCGGTTATTTGGCGGGTAACTCCCGGGGCTACTTCTTCCCATTCGTATTTTTTGTTATCAAAAAAAACCTTGTCTGTCATACTATTTTCTTCTAATTTGTTATTCAGCCTTAAAAATAAGCGAAATTTCTGTAGGCCGCGGCCTTTATATGTATTTTTCTAAACGTTCTGATCTGCGACTTTTACCACTTGCTTTCTGACTTATGTAATTCGAATTGCCCCTTTCAAAGGTGTATACTCGTGATAAAGACTGTTCCTTCGAATACTGACAGGTGGTTCTGTCTTTTTATAAAAAGTAGTTTACTTAAATAGGAAAGCTTCCGTTTCGGTGCGGGAGTTATTCATAATTTCAAGCAACTCTTTTACCAGTTCCGGATGTTCGCCAGCCAGGTTGTTTTGTTCTGAAGGATCGTTTCCCAGATCGTACAATTCTGTTGTTGTTTTCTCTGGCGAAAACACGTCGTAACGAACCAATTTCCAGTTGTCTTTGCGCAGCGCCAATCGCCCGTTTTTTTCATGAAATTCCCAGTATAAATGATCGTGTTTTGCTTGTTCTCCTTTTCCCAGCAAACTTGGTAAAAATGAAATTCCGTCAATGTTTTCAGGATTTTTTGCGCCAATAATTTCTGTAACAGTGGGTAAAAAATCCCAAAATGCAGATACGTGATCAGATTGTGAAGCTGCTTCAATTTTTCCCGGCCACCAGGCAATCATAGGTTCCCTGATTCCACCTTCGTACAAATCGCGTTTGTATCCCTGAAAAGGGCCGTTGCTGCCAAAATAATCCGGATCGGCACCTCCTTCAATGTGTGGGCCATTGTCGGATGAAAACAGGATAAGTGTATTGTCGGCAATTCCAAGTTCTTCCAGTTTTGCTACAATTTCACCCACCTGGTCGTCCAGAAGGTTTATCATGGCAGCAAAAGCAGCATGTGATTCAGGTTGCGAACCGTAACCGCCCAGTTTGTATCTGGGTGATCCTTCGTCGTCTCCTTTGTATTCTTTTTCAGGAAGAAATTTTCCACGGTATTTTTCCAGGTATTCTTCAGGAGCAAAAAGCTCGGCATGCGGAATTACAGACGGATAATACATAAAGAAGGGTTTGTCTTTGTTGTCATCCATAAATTTTAGTGCCTGCTCATGAATTGGAATCGGAGCATAGGTTCCTTGTCCGTTTCCGGCGTTGCCTTCCAGCCAAATTGTATCCTGGTTGTGGTTTAAAAAATAGGGATAGTAGTTGTGTGCCAGTGTTTGATCGTTGTACCCAAAAAATTCGTCAAATCCCTGTTTGTTTGGATCACCGGTAGAACTCGGACATCCCAATCCCCATTTCCCAAAAGCACCTGTTGTATATCCATTTTGTTGAAGGATTTCAGCAACTGTAACGGTTTCGGTTGGCAGGGGCCAGTTCCCGCATTCATCACGATTGTTTCCACGAATGGGAGTGTGCCCGGTATGTTGTCCGGTAAGTAAAACCGAGCGCGATGGTGAACACACTGTTGATCCGGCATAGTGTTGGGTAAAAATCATTCCTTCCTTTGCCAGGTGGTCGATGTTGGGCGTTTGGAAATGTGTTTGCCCGTAACAACTTAAATCGGCGTAACCAAGGTCATCGGCAAGAATGTATATGATGTTTGGTTTTTGTATTTCAGCTTTACCGGTTGTGCCATTTTGTTTTGTTTGGCACGAAAAAAGAAAAACGATTGCCAGGGTTAAAAGCAGGAATGATGTTTTCATAAAAGTTTGGTTTTAATAGAACTTAATAAAGTAGCAAAAGTAAAGATTAAACCAAAGGATGCCATCCTGTTCCGTCATAACTTCGGGTGGTATCCTTTGGGTATTTCGAAATGTATTTATTTCGAGTGTATTGCGATATTTCCGGTTTTTAAGCCTTTGCCTTTTACTGCCAGATTTATTTCTCCCGGTTTTTCAGATGCTTGTACGGTAACCACTAATTTACCACTAAATGCTTTCATGGTTGGTAAATGGAACATTTCGAGCGAGGTGGCATCGCCGTTGCAAACAACCTTGTAGGTTCCAGCTCCCGACACAGAAAAGTTTAACTGAGTGTCGGCATTCGGACAAAGATTACCATCCTTGTCGACCACTGAAACGGTGATGTAACTCAAGTCTTTTCCATCGGCTGAAATGCTTTCCCGATCGGCTGATAATTTCAGGTGATGTGGTTTCCCGGCGGTGTGTATTTCTTTTTCGGCAACAGGTTTTCCTGCATCATCGAAAGCTACCACTTTCAGGGTTCCCGGTTCGTATTTTACATCCATCCACATGAGGCGGTAGCGGTGTTGTTTGCTTAACTCCTTTGTTTTCGTTTGAACTCCCTGGCTAACACCGTTCACGAATAACTCGGCACTGTTGTAGTTGGTGTAAACAAAAACAGGTGTGGTTTCGCCTTCTCTGCCTTCCCAATTCCAGTGCGGCAAAATATGTAAGGTTTCGTTTTCGGTATTCCAGCGACTGCGGTACAGGTAGAAACGGTCTTTTGGCAAACCGGCCAAATCGCATATTCCAAAATAAGAACTGCGCGAAGGCCATGCTTCGTTGTAAGGTGTTGGTTCTCCAAGGTAGTCGAATCCTGTCCAGACAAATTCGCCGATCACCCAATCGAAGTCATCCTGCCATACAAAATCTTCATCGGGTACATTCGACCAGTAACACGCTTCCATATCGTAAGATGAACTTTGGAAATCGTCGTACGTTTTTTGTTTCAACTCTTCAACAGGAAACTTATAGATTCCGCGAGAACTCACTGTAGATGCGGTTTCGGAACCTAAAATAAAACCCTGCGGAAAACGTTCGTAAGCTTCGTCGTACAAAGGCAAACGGTAATTTAAGCCCGGAATATCCATGATAGCACCAAAACCATTTTTAAGCGTGTTGGCTACCTGGTCCATTCCAACGGTAACAGGGCGTGTTGGATCTTCGCGGTGGAAAATATCCTGCAACCATTTGGCAAGTTTTACACCTTCGTTTCCCCATTGGTCGGGTACTTCGTTACCCGAACTCCACATTACGATACATGGGTGATTTCGTGTGGCGCGAACCAGATTTACCACATCTTTTTCGGCCCAGTCGTTAAAAAAGCGGTTGTAACCATTTTCTACTTTTGCTTTTGCCCATTCGTCAAAACTTTCAGCTAAAAACAGAAAGCCCATTTCGTCACACAATTCAAGCTGCTCGTGCGAAGGCATGTTGTGAGACGAGCGGATGGCATTGCAGCCCATGTCTTTTAAAATGGTAAGCTGGCGTTTTAAAGCGGCTTTGTTTACGGCTGCTCCAAGGGGGCCCAAGTCGTGGTGCAAACAAACACCTTTAAATTTGGTTACTTCGCCGTTTAAAACCAGTCCTTTTCCACGCTCGTACACTACGCTTCTAATTCCAAAACGAGTTAGCAATTCATCCTTTAATTCATTGTTCTTGTAAAGTTTAGAGTGCGCAGTATATAAATACGGGTTTTCAATGCTCCAAATATTCGGATCAGGGACAGCAATGTTCAGTTCCGTTAAATTGCCAAACTGATCGCTGCTTGTTTTGCTGGCCACTATTTTCCCTTCGGCATCTTTAATTTCTGTAACAACTTTTAAATCGTCTCCGTTTACTTCCGATTTAATGTTTATTTGTGCCACTTGATCGGATACAAAAGGAGTAGTTATAAACGTTCCCCATTGCTGAAAATTCACCTCGTCTTTAACAAGAATCTGAACCTTTCGGTAAATACCGGCTCCCGGATACCAGCGCGAAGAAGAAGGTGGGTTTTCAAGACGAACTGCTAAAAGGTTTTCGCCAGCTTGCAAATAATCCGAAATGTCGAAATAAAAATAGCTGTAACCGTAGGGATGATTGCCCACTTTTGTGCCATTTACATACACCTGGGCATCGCTCATGGCACCATCAAAAATCAGCAGCGCCTTTTTTCCGGCTTCAAATTCGGGGAGAGTGAAAGTGTTGCGGTACCAGCCAATTCCGATGTGTGGCAAAGCTCCGGTTCGTCCGGTTCGCTCTTTGGCTTCTGTTTCCATATCCTGGGTAACTTTTACCATTTGTTTATCAATTTCCTTGTCGAATGGCCCTTTAATTGCCCAGTCGTGTGGAACTGAAACCGTTTCCCAGTTGCTGGTATTGGTTTGTGGATTTTCTGCTCCGGCAACTTCCTGGTTAATAAATTTCCAATTGTTTTCCAGGGTTGTCAGGTTTCTCAGTGGTTTTTCCTGCGCAAAACTACCGGTACAAAAAAATACGAGTAGCAAAAGAATGAGATTGTGTTTCATTTTAACTGATTTATAGAAATTGCTGTAAAGATAAAGAGTTCGTTTAAATAGTATGTACCTATTTTAACGATCAGTTTTTTGTAATGCCAGGGGAGGAAAGTGTAAATCGAAGGATCAGTTTAATAGCTCATTCTGCTCACTTTATCGCGTAAATGGCTTGAGAGGTCGGAATATTGTTGGTCGAAATCAATTTGGCGAATAAGAACACCCGAAATATTTCGCTTTAGTTTTCCGTGAATGCTTCCATCGGGGCGGCAAATAAATGCCGGGAACCCTTGTTGTTTTTTACAGGTGTTTGACCCACTAATCCAGAGTTTATTGTTTGCCGCATTTCCGCGCACAAATCCCGGAATTACTTCTCCAAGGTCTTTCCCCTCTTCCCGGTATTCCTCTTCTGAATAATTTCCGTCGTACCACGATTGAAACAACATTTGTACGCCCAGGTGATAATATTGACGATATAATTCGGGATAGCGCCACTCGTGGCAGATTAGCAAACACATTTTATCCCCTTAATTTCGAAAAGTCCCGGTTTGGTACCGGCCGAGTACCAGTCCAAATCAAAACCGGCAAGCAATCGTTTGTCGTACCGGGTTACGATTTCGCCCTGGCTGTTGATTACAAATAGGCAGTTAAAAGGTTTTTTCATGTTTCCTTCAAACACGTGGGTTCCAAAAATTACCCAAATGTTGAACAGCTGTGCAAACTCGCAAATGGCAGCTATTCCTTTCTGAATGTTCTGGTTTGCGTCGGAAGTATATTCTGCAAAATCGATGCCTGCGTAAGCGCTTAAACTGCACTCGCTGAAATGAATGATTTCAGCCTCGTTTTCGGCAGCAATTTTAATTTGCTTTTTTATGAATTTGAGATTTGCATTTATGTCGGTACTAACCGGAAACTGACTGCTGGCAACTTTTAAGGTATTTTTCATGCTTTAGGTTTACGACATTAAAAGCAGTGCCTCTTTCCCTGTAATTCCTTCCTTTATTCCCAATTTTGAAGCTGCTTCACTAACCGCTACAACTTTTGCCGAAAGCATATCGGCGGGAGTTTTAACACCTGTAACAAGAGCACACACATCGTTTACCCGGTTGGCAACATCAATGTTTAAATACCCACAGCCCAAAATGCCTTTTTCGGCTCCAATTATAAGTACGAATGTATTACTTGTTGGAATGCTGTAAGCTGTAAATTCTTTTCCTTCAAAATTCATTTTATTTTATGTGCTAACTAATTGATTTTGGTAAGCTAAAGCAAAAGGTACTGCCTTTTCCTTCAATACTTTCCACCCATATTTCTCCGCCGTTTTTCTCAACAAATTCTTTGCATAAAATCAAACCTAAACCCGTTCCTTTTTCATCGGAAGTTCCGTTGCGTTGTACCGAATATTCTACTTTAAAAAGCTTGCTGACGATTTCGGCTTTCATACCAATTCCGTGGTCGGTAACACAAACCACTACCATATCTTCTTTAACCGAAGCATCCACTTCAATTTTGGTGTTGTAGTACGAAAACTTAATTGCATTGTTAATAAGGTTCCTAACTATAAAATGTGCCATATTGTAGTCGGCAAATACTTTTAGTTCTGTTTGAGCAGGAATGGCAATACTAATGTTTTTTGCCTTTGCTGTTTCGTTAAAGAACATCGAAACGGTAACAAATAACTCATCCAAAAGAATCGCTTTTGGTGCCAGTTGAATGCTTCCAACCTGTGAGCGTGACCATTGTAATAAGTTTTCAAGCAAATCGTGTCCCGATTTAGCTGTTTGTGCCATTCCTTCTATCAATTCCTCGTAATCATCGGTGTGCTTTAACTCGGGATTCTCAATCATTAATTCCGATAAGCCAATTAATGTATTAAACGGATTTTTCAGGTCGTGTGCAATTATCGAAAAGAACTTGTCTTTTGTAGCATTTAACTCCAGCAAGCGGCTTTCGTTTTGTTTTAGCTCCAGGTAACTGTTTTCGATCAGCTCTTTTTGGTGGTTAATTAATTCGTTGCTCGATTCAAGCGATTTGCTGTGATTTCGTTTCAAGGCGTAAAAATACAGGGCCAGTACCAAAATCGATCCCAATAAAATGGACAGGTTAATGGTAAAATATAATTTCGACCGAACTTTAATCAATTCATTCTCATTTCGTTGAATTTCAAGTTCTTGTTCGAGTTTCAGTCGGGTTCTTTCTTCTTTTAGTGCTTCTTCTTTTTCGAATTCGCCCAATGTTTCTGCAATTTCGTTCGATTTATGTTTTTCCTCTTCAGCATTGGCCATTTGTAAAAATTCGTAGGCTTTGGTGTGTTGCCCCAGCCCTGAAAAAGCCTCCGCTTTAAATTTGTAAATTTCGCCCAGCGAATAGGTAAATTTTAACTTATTGTATTGTTCAATTGCATTGTCCAGAATTTCCAGACTGGCATTATACATTTTTTGTTTGAGCAAAATTTCGCCTTTTATGGCAAGCATATCTGCTTTAAACATCGGGTAGTCGAAATTTTTAGAGAAATTATTCGATTTTAGAACGTATTCATTTGCTTTATCTAATTCGTTTGTTTCGGTGTAGTATGTTGCAAAGCGCTGATGCAAAACGGCTTTGTAGTAGGCGTCATCAATTTTTGGCATCAAAGCCTGTGCCTTTTGCAGGTTTTCAAGTGCATCGTCAAAGCGTCGTAATTTTATGTTGATGTTGCCAACATCCAAATAAGATATCGCCAGATCTTCCACCGGATTGTAATGCAAATCAACTTCAAGTGCTTTGTTGTAGTATTTTAATGCCGAACTGTATTCGTTCAAATCTTCGTACACGCCTGCAATGTTGCAATAACCTTCAGCCAATGAAAAGGAATCTTTTAATTCCTCCCCAATATTCACCGATTTAATAAAATATTCAAGGCTTGTTTTTTGCTTGTCGCCATAGGAATATAAAACGCCAAGATTGTTGTAGCAACCGGTTAAATAGCTCGAGTCTCCTATTTCGGTAAAAATAGAAGCAGCTTTTTCGAGGCTCGAAATGGCCTTGTCGTAATCGCCGCTAATGTCTAAAAAATAGGCTTTAAAAAAATCAGCCTCTGCAGCTCCTTTGGGATAATCTATTTTGTTTGAAAGTTGAATGGCTTTGTCGGTGTAATAAATTGCACTGTCAATTTGGTGATAGGTAAAATTGTCAGCGATTGAGATAAGGTTTTTTACAATTTTTTGTTGGTCGGTTTCAGTCGTATTAAGGTTTTTAAGTGAATCAATTGCAAGTTGATTTTGACTTTGTGCCAAGTGAATGTTGAAGGGAATGCCAATAAGTAAAAGAAATAAAAATCGCAATCTTCTGGTCATAAGTCTATCATTAAGGAGGATGGCTAAAGATACATATTTTTAAGTATACCTCTTATTACAACAGTTTTAAATGATGAAGGTTTTAATATTTAACTTAATAATGTTGTTTTATATGACAAATCAGTGTGTGTTAGAAATTTTGTGATTTATGATTAATAACAAAAAATGACTGCTGTTAACATTGGGACTGTATGCAGGCATTTTTTTTAAGAAAGAACTTTTTATATCTTGATAGTGTTATTTTTGATGGTTCAATAAACGAATTGATATATGACAAAACGTTTTTTCAGTTATATTTTCTTGATTCTTTTAGCCTTCCAAATATCCTGTAATTTTATCCACTCCAATAAAAAAACGCATTCAAAATCGAAACTTGTTAAGCGCGATTTAGATGACATAAAAAAAGAAGGTGTCTTAAATGTATTAACAACGTACAGCAGCACCAGTTACTTTTTATACAAAGGTCAACCCATGGGCTACGAATACGAAATGTTAAAACGTTTTGCCAAGCACCTGGATGTTGAATTAAACATTGTGATTTCGAACGATCTTGATACCATGCAAGAGTTATTGAACACCGGTAAGGTTGATTTAATAGCACATGGAATGACTGTAACCCGTGAACGAAAAAAGCATACCCAGTTTTCCGAATATTTATATTTAACCCACCAGGTTTTAGTTCAGCGGAAACCCGAAAACTGGCGTAAAATGAAATGGAGCGAGTTGCAAAAATCGCTTATTCACGATGCCATTGAATTAATTGACGACACTGTTTCGGTGAGGGCAAATTCGTCGTATATAAAACGGCTGGCCAACCTGAGTGAAGAACTGGGGGGCGAAATTTATATTGATACTTTGGCCGGAGACCTGTCCACCGACCGAATTATTGAAATGGTGGCCAATGGCGAAATAAAATATACGGTTGCCGATAATAACATTGCCAGTATTCATGCGTCGTATTACCCAATTCTG
The sequence above is a segment of the uncultured Draconibacterium sp. genome. Coding sequences within it:
- the budA gene encoding acetolactate decarboxylase, which encodes MKNKTLLLLILCCTIFSCSIKKNNNPISAPEISDNIYQYSVFTALANKIYDGTLCVADVKEKGDIGLGTFNGLNGEMIVCDGVVYQWLANGSVRTPADSELVPFTVVTFFEADKTIELANAEDYKHLKTFISSQLPSKNMPYAFKVKADFESLKCGSADKQEKPYTKTLSDALIDRPTFDLKNIKGTLVGFWYPEYIGKVNVAGFHLHFISDDKTQAGHVMEFKASNLKIEIDFCSGFAIELPETDAFKTEDFDLTQEYTNKK
- a CDS encoding sulfatase, translating into MKIKPTLIAVWLFFTLALFSCQFKNNKSKPEKPNVLFILVDDFGYRDCSVMGSNYYETPNIDRIAREGMIFTDGYATCQVCSPSRASILSGKFTARHGITDWIGAKTGEEWSQTGRATQLLPPDYVHALPLEYTTLPEALKEAGYKTFFAGKWHLGAKGSWPEDHGFDINKGGWDAGSPAGGYFSPFKNPNLKDGPDGENLSMRLANETVEFIKNNKDTAFFAYLSFYAVHGPIQSTKEKWAKYRDKAEAMGISRYGFEMGHFLPIRQTQDNPVYAGLVEAMDDAVGVVLKALEEMGLDDKTIICFTGDNGGVAAGDSYSTSNLPLRAGKGYQFEGGIREPFFIKVPGLNEGEKCSTPVTGTDFYPTILELAGIDLKPEEHTDGISLVPLLKGDTIADRPLVWHYPHYGNQGGEPSSIIREGDWKLIHYYEDGREELYNLKNDLEEANNLAPENSKRVKQMSIKLFAMLNEMGARFPAKDPAWTAEKELQHLGYVISQQLPALEKQRLNFLSKDFDPANNWWGSQAVND
- a CDS encoding cupin domain-containing protein, with translation MTDKVFFDNKKYEWEEVAPGVTRQITGYNNDIMMVLVKFEEGAIGSAHSHPHTQSTYVESGEFEVQMGDKFQLLKKGDCFIALPDVVHGVVCKSAGTLVDVFSPVREDFL
- a CDS encoding arylsulfatase, yielding MKTSFLLLTLAIVFLFSCQTKQNGTTGKAEIQKPNIIYILADDLGYADLSCYGQTHFQTPNIDHLAKEGMIFTQHYAGSTVCSPSRSVLLTGQHTGHTPIRGNNRDECGNWPLPTETVTVAEILQQNGYTTGAFGKWGLGCPSSTGDPNKQGFDEFFGYNDQTLAHNYYPYFLNHNQDTIWLEGNAGNGQGTYAPIPIHEQALKFMDDNKDKPFFMYYPSVIPHAELFAPEEYLEKYRGKFLPEKEYKGDDEGSPRYKLGGYGSQPESHAAFAAMINLLDDQVGEIVAKLEELGIADNTLILFSSDNGPHIEGGADPDYFGSNGPFQGYKRDLYEGGIREPMIAWWPGKIEAASQSDHVSAFWDFLPTVTEIIGAKNPENIDGISFLPSLLGKGEQAKHDHLYWEFHEKNGRLALRKDNWKLVRYDVFSPEKTTTELYDLGNDPSEQNNLAGEHPELVKELLEIMNNSRTETEAFLFK
- a CDS encoding DUF4982 domain-containing protein, which gives rise to MKHNLILLLLVFFCTGSFAQEKPLRNLTTLENNWKFINQEVAGAENPQTNTSNWETVSVPHDWAIKGPFDKEIDKQMVKVTQDMETEAKERTGRTGALPHIGIGWYRNTFTLPEFEAGKKALLIFDGAMSDAQVYVNGTKVGNHPYGYSYFYFDISDYLQAGENLLAVRLENPPSSSRWYPGAGIYRKVQILVKDEVNFQQWGTFITTPFVSDQVAQINIKSEVNGDDLKVVTEIKDAEGKIVASKTSSDQFGNLTELNIAVPDPNIWSIENPYLYTAHSKLYKNNELKDELLTRFGIRSVVYERGKGLVLNGEVTKFKGVCLHHDLGPLGAAVNKAALKRQLTILKDMGCNAIRSSHNMPSHEQLELCDEMGFLFLAESFDEWAKAKVENGYNRFFNDWAEKDVVNLVRATRNHPCIVMWSSGNEVPDQWGNEGVKLAKWLQDIFHREDPTRPVTVGMDQVANTLKNGFGAIMDIPGLNYRLPLYDEAYERFPQGFILGSETASTVSSRGIYKFPVEELKQKTYDDFQSSSYDMEACYWSNVPDEDFVWQDDFDWVIGEFVWTGFDYLGEPTPYNEAWPSRSSYFGICDLAGLPKDRFYLYRSRWNTENETLHILPHWNWEGREGETTPVFVYTNYNSAELFVNGVSQGVQTKTKELSKQHRYRLMWMDVKYEPGTLKVVAFDDAGKPVAEKEIHTAGKPHHLKLSADRESISADGKDLSYITVSVVDKDGNLCPNADTQLNFSVSGAGTYKVVCNGDATSLEMFHLPTMKAFSGKLVVTVQASEKPGEINLAVKGKGLKTGNIAIHSK
- a CDS encoding nitrilase-related carbon-nitrogen hydrolase; the encoded protein is MCLLICHEWRYPELYRQYYHLGVQMLFQSWYDGNYSEEEYREEGKDLGEVIPGFVRGNAANNKLWISGSNTCKKQQGFPAFICRPDGSIHGKLKRNISGVLIRQIDFDQQYSDLSSHLRDKVSRMSY
- a CDS encoding carbon-nitrogen hydrolase family protein, which gives rise to MKNTLKVASSQFPVSTDINANLKFIKKQIKIAAENEAEIIHFSECSLSAYAGIDFAEYTSDANQNIQKGIAAICEFAQLFNIWVIFGTHVFEGNMKKPFNCLFVINSQGEIVTRYDKRLLAGFDLDWYSAGTKPGLFEIKGIKCVC
- a CDS encoding DUF1805 domain-containing protein, with the protein product MNFEGKEFTAYSIPTSNTFVLIIGAEKGILGCGYLNIDVANRVNDVCALVTGVKTPADMLSAKVVAVSEAASKLGIKEGITGKEALLLMS
- a CDS encoding ATP-binding protein, whose translation is MTRRLRFLFLLLIGIPFNIHLAQSQNQLAIDSLKNLNTTETDQQKIVKNLISIADNFTYHQIDSAIYYTDKAIQLSNKIDYPKGAAEADFFKAYFLDISGDYDKAISSLEKAASIFTEIGDSSYLTGCYNNLGVLYSYGDKQKTSLEYFIKSVNIGEELKDSFSLAEGYCNIAGVYEDLNEYSSALKYYNKALEVDLHYNPVEDLAISYLDVGNINIKLRRFDDALENLQKAQALMPKIDDAYYKAVLHQRFATYYTETNELDKANEYVLKSNNFSKNFDYPMFKADMLAIKGEILLKQKMYNASLEILDNAIEQYNKLKFTYSLGEIYKFKAEAFSGLGQHTKAYEFLQMANAEEEKHKSNEIAETLGEFEKEEALKEERTRLKLEQELEIQRNENELIKVRSKLYFTINLSILLGSILVLALYFYALKRNHSKSLESSNELINHQKELIENSYLELKQNESRLLELNATKDKFFSIIAHDLKNPFNTLIGLSELMIENPELKHTDDYEELIEGMAQTAKSGHDLLENLLQWSRSQVGSIQLAPKAILLDELFVTVSMFFNETAKAKNISIAIPAQTELKVFADYNMAHFIVRNLINNAIKFSYYNTKIEVDASVKEDMVVVCVTDHGIGMKAEIVSKLFKVEYSVQRNGTSDEKGTGLGLILCKEFVEKNGGEIWVESIEGKGSTFCFSLPKSIS